In the genome of Doryrhamphus excisus isolate RoL2022-K1 chromosome 11, RoL_Dexc_1.0, whole genome shotgun sequence, one region contains:
- the ubl3a gene encoding ubiquitin-like protein 3a isoform X2 gives MKINLRLILVSGKTKEFLFSPNDSAADIAKHVYDNWPMDWEEEQVSSPNILRLIYQGRFLHGNVTLGALKLPLGKTTVMHLVARETLPEPNSQGQRNREKTGESNCCVIL, from the exons ATGAAG ATTAACCTGCGGCTGATCCTGGTCAGCGGGAAGACGAAAGAATTCCTTTTTTCTCCCAACGACTCGGCGGCAGACATCGCCAAGCACGTTTATGACAACTGGCCAATGG ACTGGGAGGAGGAGCAGGTCAGCAGTCCCAACATCCTGAGGCTCATCTACCAGGGACGCTTCCTGCACGGCAACGTGACGCTAGGAG CACTCAAGCTGCCTCTGGGGAAGACCACCGTCATGCACTTAGTCGCCAGAGAGACGCTGCCCGAGCCCAACTCTCAAG GTCAGAGGAACAGAGAGAAGACGGGAGAGAGTAACTGCTGTGTCATTCTGTGA
- the ubl3a gene encoding ubiquitin-like protein 3a isoform X1: MTSCTPADMINLRLILVSGKTKEFLFSPNDSAADIAKHVYDNWPMDWEEEQVSSPNILRLIYQGRFLHGNVTLGALKLPLGKTTVMHLVARETLPEPNSQGQRNREKTGESNCCVIL, translated from the exons ATGACGTCCTGCACCCCTGCAGATATG ATTAACCTGCGGCTGATCCTGGTCAGCGGGAAGACGAAAGAATTCCTTTTTTCTCCCAACGACTCGGCGGCAGACATCGCCAAGCACGTTTATGACAACTGGCCAATGG ACTGGGAGGAGGAGCAGGTCAGCAGTCCCAACATCCTGAGGCTCATCTACCAGGGACGCTTCCTGCACGGCAACGTGACGCTAGGAG CACTCAAGCTGCCTCTGGGGAAGACCACCGTCATGCACTTAGTCGCCAGAGAGACGCTGCCCGAGCCCAACTCTCAAG GTCAGAGGAACAGAGAGAAGACGGGAGAGAGTAACTGCTGTGTCATTCTGTGA
- the LOC131138267 gene encoding olfactory receptor 1E16-like, with product MNLFNPATDKNVSMVRPEYFIISGLSGVRHIKLYYVFLFLLYLLSVLGNGAVMAVICLDRKLRTPKYVAVFNLALVDLLGSSALVPKLLDIFLLGRRRIAYGNCLVFLFFCYTCLSMQSFNLLALSYDRLLAIIFPLHYQVRMSHRFMFSLIAVFWLLAVLLVLVAVGLLTRLSFCQSLVINSYFCDHGQIYRLACNSHFPNYVVSCLYPIIIFWIPLAFILLSYVAIGCTLAKVAAVQERLKAFKTCVAHLSLVAIYFIPLLITFTLMENIHPNARIINLSLTSVFPPMLNPIIYTLQTQEIKECLKKLLASRHRAKMAGGRPAHVS from the coding sequence ATGAACTTGTTCAATCCCGCAACAGACAAGAACGTGTCCATGGTGCGCCCCGAGTACTTCATCATCAGCGGGCTGTCAGGCGTACGCCACATCAAATTGTACTAcgtcttcctcttcctgctctATCTCCTGTCCGTGCTGGGCAACGGCGCCGTCATGGCTGTCATTTGCCTGGACCGCAAGCTGAGGACGCCCAAGTACGTAGCCGTCTTCAACCTGGCTTTGGTGGACCTGTTGGGCAGCTCAGCGCTTGTGCCCAAGCTGCTGGATATCTTCCTGCTGGGGCGGCGGCGCATCGCGTACGGGAACTGCCTGgtgttcctcttcttctgctacACGTGTCTGTCCATGCAGTCCTTCAACCTACTGGCGCTGTCCTACGACCGCCTGCTGGCCATCATCTTCCCGCTGCACTATCAGGTGAGGATGAGCCACCGCTTCATGTTCTCGCTCATCGCCGTTTTCTGGCTGCTGGCGGTGCTGCTGGTGCTGGTGGCGGTGGGCCTGCTGACGAGGCTGTCCTTCTGCCAGTCGCTGGTCATCAACAGCTACTTCTGCGACCACGGCCAGATCTACAGGCTGGCATGCAACAGCCACTTCCCCAACTACGTGGTCAGCTGCCTCTACCCCATCATCATCTTCTGGATCCCGCTGGCCTTCATCCTGCTCAGCTACGTGGCCATCGGCTGCACGCTGGCCAAGGTGGCGGCCGTGCAGGAGCGCCTCAAAGCCTTCAAGACCTGCGTGGCCCACCTGTCGCTGGTGGCCATCTACTTCATCCCGCTGCTCATCACCTTCACGCTCATGGAGAACATCCACCCCAACGCCAGGATCATCAACCTGTCGCTCACCTCCGTCTTCCCGCCCATGTTGAACCCCATCATCTACACGCTGCAGACGCAGGAGATCAAGGAGTGTCTCAAGAAACTGCTCGCCAGCCGGCACAGGGCCAAGATGGCCGGTGGCAGGCCAGCGCACGTTAGCTGA
- the LOC131137805 gene encoding cytochrome c oxidase assembly factor 4 homolog, mitochondrial: MTSPSPHNRSRRSDDKDEDDPVELMISRTGCAELHYAVQECMAERQDWRACQSHVHAFKACMLDHQKTRMEELRKRRMPTAETTPS; this comes from the coding sequence ATGACATCACCGTCTCCTCACAACCGCAGCAGGAGGAGCGACGACAAGGATGAGGACGACCCGGTGGAGCTTATGATTTCTCGCACGGGCTGCGCCGAGCTGCATTACGCCGTACAGGAGTGCATGGCCGAGCGTCAGGACTGGCGGGCGTGTCAGAGCCACGTGCACGCCTTCAAAGCGTGCATGCTGGACCACCAGAAGACACGCATGGAAGAACTGAGGAAACGACGGATGCCGACTGCAGAAACCACACCCAGCTGA